Below is a genomic region from Methanobacterium formicicum.
AGCCTTTAAATTTAAAGGCTGTATTGTTTAAGGGGTTTATTCCATGGCTTCAAGTTTTTCAGGGAGGTAGGTTTCAACCACGTACTCCAGTCCATACTTAGAAAAGGACTGCTGTTCTGCTTTTTTCCCGATCTTGAGCATTTTCTTGATTTCCAGCTGCCAGGCTTCGTCCTTGTACCGGGGGTCCTTAGAAAGTTCTTTGAGCCTTAAAACGTCAATATCTTTAAGGGGGTCCGTGGGAAGATCGTAGTTAATGATATCAGAGGCAGTCACACCCAGGAACTTGGCATCAGGAGTGGCCAGTTGATGGTTAACGTGGGCCAGTTTGGCACTTCCACTGATGATAACCATGGCGATGTGGAATCCCCAGGGGTCTCCGTCGTTACAGATATAAACCGGTAGATTGAGTTCTTCATTGACACGTTTAAGGAAACGCCGGGTTGCACGGGCAGCCTGGCCCTTTAACCCCACGATCAAACTGTCGAACTTTTTGTAGGCATTTTCCTGGACCATACGGTGGAACATCCCCATGGTTTCCACGGCAATTACCCTTTGCACGTCATGGTCCACGAAGTCCACTTCATCGATGGTGGGGGAGATGGTGTAACCAGATTTACCTGCCTTAAGTGCGTTGATTTCTACGTCGTCATCTTTGAGTGTAATGTTTCCATATACTGAAGCTCCGTCTTCTTCTGGCATGAGGCCCAGGTCTTCACGGGTCGTTCCCAGGGTCACCTCCAGGTCTTCACCCACGATGTTGGATTCCTGCTGGTCTCCAAAGTCCACGTCCCATCCTTCCGAAACATAGTACATCTCCCTTAAAGTGGCAGTTTTTCCCCGGCGAACCAGGTCCTTACAGAAATTGGCCACGTAAACCATTTGGGCCATTTTACTGATCTGCTTAACATTTCCCAGGGATCTTTGCCCGTAGCGATCTCCCAGGACATAGTAACGTTTCTCAGTATCGTAGACTATGTTGGATGTTCCACGGGAGGGAACCTTGATTTTGGGGACT
It encodes:
- a CDS encoding DNA topoisomerase IV subunit A codes for the protein MNKKDITVNKLKSLGDTILEDVNKNQVPKIKVPSRGTSNIVYDTEKRYYVLGDRYGQRSLGNVKQISKMAQMVYVANFCKDLVRRGKTATLREMYYVSEGWDVDFGDQQESNIVGEDLEVTLGTTREDLGLMPEEDGASVYGNITLKDDDVEINALKAGKSGYTISPTIDEVDFVDHDVQRVIAVETMGMFHRMVQENAYKKFDSLIVGLKGQAARATRRFLKRVNEELNLPVYICNDGDPWGFHIAMVIISGSAKLAHVNHQLATPDAKFLGVTASDIINYDLPTDPLKDIDVLRLKELSKDPRYKDEAWQLEIKKMLKIGKKAEQQSFSKYGLEYVVETYLPEKLEAME